From Sporosarcina sp. Te-1, the proteins below share one genomic window:
- a CDS encoding acetamidase/formamidase family protein — MVETLSCSKVIYAFSKDHAPVIQVKPGTTVEIETYDCFQNQVQTEDTKIEGIDWDAINPATGPIYIEGAMPGDMLKVTIEKLEIGTQGVMATGPDLGVMGHRLDELVSKIIPIQDGKAHFNEKLALPLNPMIGVIGVAPEAEAISCGTPGRHGGNMDTKLITEGATLYFPVFAEGALFALGDFHAAMGDGEIGVSGIEVPGKATVTFDVVKGDTVAHPLLVNEEGFTFLVSAKTLDEAVKTAVEETVDFLASRIDLSLAELTMLLSAVGQVQVSQVVDPLLTVRFFVPHEVLAAYDVKLLANE, encoded by the coding sequence ATGGTAGAAACATTGAGCTGCAGCAAAGTCATTTATGCATTTAGCAAAGATCATGCGCCGGTCATTCAAGTGAAGCCGGGAACGACAGTGGAGATCGAGACCTACGACTGTTTCCAAAATCAAGTCCAAACAGAGGACACGAAAATTGAAGGCATCGACTGGGACGCTATCAATCCTGCGACAGGACCGATATATATTGAGGGCGCCATGCCCGGTGATATGCTAAAAGTGACAATAGAAAAATTGGAGATTGGCACGCAAGGCGTCATGGCGACGGGCCCAGATTTAGGGGTCATGGGACATCGGCTGGACGAGCTTGTTTCGAAAATCATCCCGATTCAAGATGGCAAAGCCCATTTCAATGAAAAGCTGGCGCTCCCGCTTAATCCAATGATTGGCGTCATCGGCGTGGCGCCGGAAGCAGAGGCTATTTCTTGCGGCACCCCAGGTCGCCACGGAGGCAATATGGATACGAAACTGATTACGGAAGGGGCAACCCTTTATTTCCCTGTATTTGCGGAAGGTGCATTGTTTGCGCTCGGTGACTTCCACGCTGCCATGGGAGATGGAGAAATCGGCGTATCTGGAATCGAAGTGCCCGGCAAGGCGACCGTGACCTTTGATGTCGTAAAAGGCGATACGGTTGCTCATCCTTTACTAGTGAACGAGGAAGGCTTCACGTTCCTCGTGTCGGCAAAGACACTGGACGAAGCGGTGAAGACAGCCGTGGAAGAGACTGTGGATTTCTTAGCGTCACGCATCGACCTCAGTCTCGCTGAACTGACGATGCTCCTCAGCGCCGTCGGCCAAGTCCAAGTGAGCCAAGTCGTCGACCCGCTTCTGACTGTCCGCTTTTTTGTGCCGCATGAGGTGCTAGCGGCGTATGATGTGAAACTACTTGCGAATGAATAA
- a CDS encoding VCBS repeat-containing protein has protein sequence MVTNAHMQSPQIVAFAQGDVNGDRIPDHVYIMGITEPNAAIIRQMTLIIQDGATGYMYRMPLKENMGYDPSLFLGDFTGDGVDDIFITIASGGSGGITFDYVYSFVSNNPRLLFDSNVLNEQYQYEVTYKDQYQVEVISHTNKTKYLIDISLRGPDYLNEIYDPNGKLKMPISGWVDPISGLYPIDFDGNGVYELYAFQKIAGRYHADGLGYIQNTLKWNGQQFVLQDQTLAIYGSPL, from the coding sequence ATGGTGACCAATGCACATATGCAAAGTCCGCAAATTGTCGCTTTCGCACAAGGTGATGTCAATGGGGACAGGATTCCTGATCATGTTTACATCATGGGGATTACAGAGCCCAATGCCGCCATCATACGTCAGATGACCCTCATCATTCAGGATGGGGCAACCGGTTATATGTACAGAATGCCGCTAAAGGAGAATATGGGATACGATCCATCGTTATTTTTAGGAGATTTTACGGGAGATGGCGTGGACGATATTTTCATTACAATTGCTTCAGGCGGCAGTGGCGGGATAACCTTTGATTATGTATATTCCTTCGTCTCGAACAATCCACGCTTGTTGTTTGATTCCAATGTATTGAATGAGCAGTACCAGTATGAAGTGACGTATAAAGATCAGTATCAAGTGGAAGTAATCAGCCACACCAATAAAACCAAATATCTTATCGACATCTCCTTGCGTGGGCCGGATTACTTAAATGAAATATATGATCCCAATGGAAAGCTGAAGATGCCAATCAGTGGATGGGTGGATCCGATCAGCGGCTTGTATCCGATCGACTTTGATGGAAACGGAGTTTACGAGCTCTACGCCTTTCAAAAGATAGCAGGACGATACCATGCGGACGGTCTCGGGTATATTCAAAATACATTGAAATGGAACGGCCAACAATTTGTCCTCCAAGATCAGACCTTGGCCATTTACGGTTCTCCATTGTAG
- a CDS encoding mechanosensitive ion channel family protein, with translation MIFIRNRLLGYGVDENWVGPLAAVILILVVTLLCIIANLISKQVVIRMITHFVRKNKFRWDNVLLERKVFHKLSHFVPALIVYYFASAFSTYQQKAIETLALTYMMIVAFSVTNRLLSVFNDIYQTYEISKTKPIKGYIQITKVFVIIVGTILVIANLMGESPVILLSGIGALSAVFMLVFKDSLLGLVAGVQLSATDMVRVGDWIEMPKYGANGDVIDISLNTVMVRNFDRTVTMIPSYALISDSFINWRGMQESGGRRIKRALYIDTTSIMFCTEEMIEQYKGIHFLKAYLLQRESEIKEYNRVHEIDRSNRVNGRALTNIGVFREYVQQYLLRHPGIHQEMTLMVRQLAPGENGLPIEIYAFTNTIQWTIYETVQADIFDHLFAVAGEFGLRVFQNPTGSDLRWMSQNNNACEAPKQDQK, from the coding sequence ATGATTTTTATTCGTAACCGGCTCCTTGGTTACGGTGTGGATGAGAATTGGGTCGGCCCGCTTGCGGCGGTTATCCTCATTTTGGTTGTCACGCTTCTTTGCATTATCGCGAATTTGATTTCAAAGCAGGTGGTCATCCGAATGATCACCCATTTTGTAAGGAAAAATAAATTCCGTTGGGATAATGTGCTGTTAGAGCGAAAGGTGTTTCATAAGCTATCTCATTTTGTCCCGGCCCTTATTGTGTATTATTTTGCGTCTGCCTTTTCGACATACCAACAGAAGGCAATTGAAACATTGGCGCTTACGTATATGATGATTGTGGCCTTTAGTGTGACGAATCGTTTGTTAAGTGTTTTTAATGATATTTATCAAACGTATGAGATCTCGAAGACAAAGCCAATTAAAGGTTATATACAAATCACCAAAGTTTTTGTTATTATCGTCGGCACCATTTTGGTCATCGCCAATTTGATGGGCGAAAGCCCGGTGATCCTGCTGAGCGGAATCGGGGCCCTATCAGCTGTATTCATGTTGGTATTCAAAGATTCGTTGTTGGGGCTTGTGGCGGGCGTCCAGTTATCCGCTACGGATATGGTTCGGGTCGGCGACTGGATTGAGATGCCAAAGTACGGGGCCAATGGGGATGTTATTGATATTTCCTTGAACACGGTAATGGTACGGAACTTCGACCGGACGGTGACCATGATCCCGAGTTATGCGCTCATCTCGGACTCCTTCATCAACTGGCGGGGAATGCAGGAATCCGGAGGCAGACGCATTAAGCGTGCCTTGTATATCGATACGACGAGTATCATGTTTTGTACGGAGGAAATGATCGAGCAGTACAAAGGAATCCATTTTTTAAAGGCATATCTCCTCCAGCGTGAATCCGAAATCAAGGAATACAATCGAGTACATGAGATTGACCGCAGTAATCGGGTCAATGGGAGAGCGCTGACGAATATCGGGGTGTTCCGGGAATACGTTCAGCAATATCTTCTTCGTCATCCGGGCATCCATCAGGAGATGACATTAATGGTTCGTCAGCTCGCGCCGGGGGAGAACGGGCTGCCAATCGAAATTTATGCGTTTACGAACACCATACAGTGGACCATTTATGAAACGGTGCAAGCTGACATTTTCGATCATTTATTTGCCGTAGCCGGCGAGTTCGGATTGCGTGTCTTCCAAAATCCGACAGGCAGTGATTTGAGATGGATGAGCCAAAATAATAACGCATGCGAGGCGCCGAAACAGGACCAAAAATAA
- a CDS encoding transglutaminase family protein has product MNDFEAAVTKKNTELESSPLDLTSYAEEVGATLAEPTHTNFAVSEYVTIEGTVEQHEQLQEHYVWIKIQFLGDSITDTYQEFFAPIKDGKFKQEAVLFNGEGEYRVTVLLPSTTRSNYYYDLAKFKVFNVNPTVQRDMTFTPFAQEAGLKIHDPDSGYVKANKVFTLTGTIDPMNEEKNLLMLELTKDDQTWKHMLPIKNGEFSYDVPLFYGKGIHKLKVYVPDKEKNNYYQDGTILYIDNESDLVTEPIIYTTTYDERGVQLISPAYGGEETDLTYRIKGSIDKEAPLAKETTHLYITTKKEGEEALAVIPVINYQFDDKFYLRFGPGTYEVTVSVPKIKEKNSAKFYYYNVAQFSVTNTAKDQRDILPSRGVQSDSPKIISIANELMTDTMTEREKAKAVYEYTAKSISYDVDKMKNSEFEWDDSALKVLELQTGICQDYTYLAIALLRAGGMEARYVAGTAGAGFNYSRHAWVEVKVDGEWLTMDPTWGAGYIEKDKFVAHYTEDYFEPNEEAFNTHTRHGVEY; this is encoded by the coding sequence GTGAATGATTTTGAGGCTGCTGTGACAAAGAAAAATACAGAACTTGAATCCTCACCTTTGGATTTGACAAGTTATGCCGAAGAAGTGGGGGCAACGTTAGCAGAGCCCACCCATACAAACTTTGCAGTCAGCGAATATGTCACGATTGAAGGAACAGTTGAACAGCATGAGCAATTACAAGAACACTATGTATGGATCAAAATTCAGTTTTTGGGAGATTCCATCACAGACACCTACCAAGAATTCTTTGCGCCAATAAAAGATGGGAAATTCAAACAAGAGGCGGTGCTCTTTAATGGAGAAGGAGAATATCGCGTAACTGTACTCCTTCCAAGTACAACTCGATCTAATTATTACTATGACCTAGCGAAATTCAAAGTTTTTAATGTAAATCCAACAGTACAGCGAGACATGACGTTTACTCCCTTTGCTCAAGAAGCAGGGTTGAAGATTCATGATCCGGATAGTGGATATGTGAAAGCGAATAAGGTTTTCACGCTTACAGGAACAATTGATCCAATGAACGAGGAAAAAAATCTGCTTATGCTAGAACTCACAAAGGACGATCAGACTTGGAAACACATGCTCCCCATTAAAAATGGTGAATTCTCATATGATGTTCCCTTATTTTATGGAAAAGGCATACACAAATTAAAAGTCTATGTTCCGGACAAAGAGAAAAATAACTATTACCAAGACGGTACCATCCTTTATATCGATAACGAGTCAGACCTTGTGACGGAGCCCATTATTTATACGACTACATATGACGAACGAGGGGTCCAACTCATATCTCCTGCTTACGGTGGTGAAGAAACCGATTTGACATATCGTATAAAGGGATCCATCGACAAAGAAGCGCCGTTGGCCAAAGAAACAACACATCTTTACATTACAACGAAAAAAGAAGGCGAAGAGGCACTAGCTGTGATTCCTGTCATTAATTATCAATTTGATGACAAATTTTATTTGCGTTTTGGTCCAGGAACCTATGAGGTAACCGTAAGTGTGCCCAAAATAAAAGAAAAGAATAGTGCCAAGTTTTATTATTATAATGTAGCTCAATTCTCAGTAACAAATACCGCGAAGGATCAACGTGATATATTGCCATCTCGCGGGGTTCAATCTGATTCTCCGAAAATCATTTCGATTGCCAATGAGCTGATGACGGATACAATGACAGAGCGCGAAAAAGCCAAAGCAGTTTATGAATATACCGCAAAATCAATATCCTATGATGTTGATAAGATGAAAAATAGCGAATTTGAGTGGGACGATAGTGCATTGAAAGTGCTCGAATTACAAACAGGGATTTGCCAAGATTACACGTATCTTGCTATTGCCCTGCTTCGAGCAGGCGGCATGGAAGCACGATATGTTGCGGGGACTGCAGGAGCCGGTTTTAATTATTCGCGCCACGCTTGGGTAGAAGTAAAGGTAGATGGGGAATGGCTAACCATGGATCCCACATGGGGCGCGGGTTACATTGAAAAAGATAAATTTGTCGCACACTATACCGAGGATTATTTTGAACCGAATGAAGAAGCATTTAACACTCACACTCGGCACGGTGTAGAGTACTAA
- a CDS encoding SET domain-containing protein has translation MIEVKTSSLSEGEFNRGVFATCDIKKGTLLHEAPVIAYPNDQHQHIEQTLLADYAFEYGINHSAMLLGYGMLFNHSYQPNATYEIRFDKHTFDFYAYTDIKAGEEILINYNGDEEDQEKLWFDQE, from the coding sequence ATGATTGAAGTGAAAACATCTTCCCTAAGTGAGGGAGAATTTAATAGAGGGGTTTTTGCAACCTGTGATATCAAAAAAGGTACACTTCTGCACGAAGCTCCTGTAATTGCCTATCCGAACGACCAACATCAACACATTGAACAAACGCTCCTTGCTGATTATGCATTTGAGTATGGCATTAATCATTCCGCGATGCTACTCGGGTATGGAATGTTATTTAATCATTCTTATCAGCCCAACGCCACGTATGAAATCCGGTTTGACAAGCATACGTTTGACTTCTATGCGTATACAGATATCAAAGCGGGCGAGGAAATTTTGATTAATTACAACGGTGACGAGGAAGATCAAGAGAAGCTATGGTTTGATCAGGAATAG
- a CDS encoding EcsC family protein, whose translation MTESREWLTNELKQIEDWEKDQNDLWFWEKIGRLPFKLLDKWTPAFIQTKIGTLLDELGQYIQTGGSYLSSVSKIPSYYPGLSVDTLEEVNHLPIATMDTAVDKITENRKKIATLQGASTGIGGIFTLSIDIPLLLGLQIKTLQDIAICYGFDPNEKEERVFVVKCMQFIAADIVGKEAILAQLSRFDSQDEIKREVLSELQGWREVVFSYRDQFGWKKLFQMIPIAGLIFGAFTNRSAVQDLAETGKMLYRKRIILERLNQ comes from the coding sequence GTGACTGAATCACGAGAATGGTTAACGAATGAGCTGAAACAAATTGAGGACTGGGAAAAGGACCAGAATGATTTATGGTTTTGGGAGAAGATCGGCCGCTTGCCATTTAAATTGTTGGATAAATGGACACCCGCTTTCATTCAAACGAAAATCGGGACTCTGTTGGACGAACTGGGGCAATATATTCAAACGGGCGGCAGCTATTTAAGCTCCGTTTCCAAAATCCCTTCTTATTATCCGGGTCTGTCCGTGGATACCTTGGAGGAGGTAAACCATTTACCAATCGCGACGATGGATACGGCGGTTGATAAAATTACGGAAAACAGAAAAAAAATCGCCACACTTCAAGGAGCAAGCACGGGGATTGGCGGCATTTTCACATTATCCATCGATATCCCTCTATTGCTTGGACTGCAAATCAAAACCTTACAAGACATTGCCATCTGTTACGGTTTTGATCCAAACGAGAAAGAAGAACGTGTATTTGTCGTGAAGTGCATGCAGTTCATTGCTGCCGATATTGTAGGAAAAGAGGCCATCTTGGCTCAACTCTCTCGATTTGATTCACAGGATGAGATCAAGCGGGAAGTCCTTTCCGAATTGCAAGGCTGGCGGGAAGTTGTCTTTTCCTACCGGGATCAATTTGGATGGAAGAAATTATTTCAAATGATCCCGATTGCGGGACTTATTTTTGGGGCATTCACCAATCGATCTGCCGTTCAGGATCTAGCAGAAACCGGAAAGATGCTGTATCGTAAGAGAATAATTTTGGAAAGATTGAATCAGTGA
- a CDS encoding YibE/F family protein → MTRKQVIFYGALVACFIASMLFVNHNYSFYDRPIAKVVRATLTEKTNVTDMHHNKDIIYKQQLDAVLQNGEEKGQSIQLTNEYSASGAFDQEYKVGNALFVVLEKDTAGKLHSPAVIADVKRDKYVVLLAWIFIFALLVVGKRQGMFAIISFVINVLLLSLALDVYVKYSDIHLLVVCGVCILLFTVISLLFVSGFTNKTYAAIVATLLGTFTSLAITYLVIWLASGNGLRYEEMQFLTRPYRLVFIGGLFIGSLGAIMDVAITMSSSLFALYERNPAMSVQALKTSGRDFGRDIMGTITNILFFAYISGSIPMLILFLRNASSLGYTLSMNLSLEMARALAGGIGIVLTIPIGLYTTLFFIKRKKASV, encoded by the coding sequence ATGACGAGAAAACAGGTTATATTTTATGGCGCTCTGGTCGCTTGCTTTATTGCTTCAATGCTATTCGTCAATCACAACTATTCCTTTTACGACCGTCCTATTGCCAAAGTTGTCCGAGCGACATTGACGGAAAAGACGAACGTAACTGATATGCATCACAACAAGGATATCATCTATAAGCAGCAACTTGATGCGGTGCTGCAAAACGGGGAGGAAAAGGGCCAATCGATCCAACTGACGAACGAGTATTCCGCTTCAGGTGCATTCGATCAAGAATACAAGGTTGGCAATGCGTTGTTTGTGGTATTGGAAAAAGATACAGCGGGGAAGTTACATTCACCCGCCGTCATCGCGGACGTTAAACGGGATAAGTATGTCGTCCTCCTCGCATGGATTTTCATTTTTGCCTTATTGGTCGTTGGCAAACGGCAGGGAATGTTCGCGATTATCAGTTTTGTGATCAATGTGCTGCTTTTATCCTTGGCGCTGGATGTCTACGTCAAATACTCCGATATCCATTTACTAGTCGTTTGCGGGGTATGTATTTTATTATTTACTGTCATTTCATTGTTATTTGTCAGTGGGTTCACTAACAAAACATACGCAGCGATCGTTGCAACACTGCTCGGAACGTTCACTTCACTGGCGATTACTTATTTGGTCATTTGGCTCGCGTCTGGCAACGGTTTACGGTATGAGGAAATGCAATTCTTGACCCGCCCCTACCGTCTCGTGTTCATAGGCGGCCTCTTTATTGGCTCATTAGGCGCCATCATGGACGTCGCCATCACAATGTCGTCCTCCCTGTTCGCCTTGTATGAGCGCAATCCGGCCATGTCCGTTCAAGCGCTCAAAACATCCGGACGGGATTTTGGACGGGATATCATGGGAACAATTACGAACATCTTGTTTTTCGCCTATATTAGCGGTTCAATTCCGATGCTCATTTTATTTTTACGAAACGCCTCCTCGCTTGGCTATACTCTGTCGATGAATCTGTCGTTGGAGATGGCTCGGGCGTTAGCGGGCGGAATCGGCATTGTTCTCACGATCCCGATCGGCTTGTACACTACCTTATTTTTCATTAAACGAAAGAAGGCGAGCGTATGA
- a CDS encoding YibE/F family protein, producing MNVITWLAAILLLLMVLIGGKKGVRSFFSLFLNFGVLFITMFFMLSPTVNPILITFIASILIGCINLFFINQVNRKTVTAFISTMVTIIILLFFIVIVSEALMIQGFGEEETEAISGFSLYIGIDFMKIGVSVIIMSTIGAVMDVAISIASSMHEMIRHNPSITKKELFASGVRIGRDILGTDTNTLFFAFFGGYLALLIWFKDLSYSFSDIVNSKIFSSELVLILCAGIGIALVIPITAWINVYDLFRKRKTKEQK from the coding sequence ATGAACGTTATCACATGGCTCGCCGCTATTTTACTGCTCCTGATGGTGCTGATCGGCGGAAAAAAAGGAGTCCGCTCGTTTTTTTCACTTTTCTTGAATTTCGGGGTGCTGTTCATCACCATGTTTTTTATGTTGAGTCCAACGGTCAATCCCATCCTCATCACTTTCATCGCGAGTATCCTGATCGGCTGCATCAATCTTTTTTTCATCAATCAAGTGAACCGGAAAACGGTGACAGCCTTCATTTCAACAATGGTCACCATTATCATCTTGCTGTTTTTCATTGTCATCGTTTCAGAAGCTTTGATGATCCAAGGATTCGGCGAAGAGGAAACGGAGGCAATCAGTGGATTTTCCCTTTATATCGGGATCGACTTCATGAAAATCGGCGTATCGGTCATCATCATGAGCACGATTGGCGCTGTCATGGATGTCGCTATTTCCATTGCATCCTCCATGCATGAAATGATCAGGCATAATCCATCCATTACAAAAAAAGAACTGTTCGCGTCCGGCGTCCGTATCGGCCGGGATATTTTAGGAACCGATACAAATACGTTATTCTTCGCCTTCTTTGGCGGTTATTTGGCGTTGCTCATCTGGTTTAAAGACTTGTCCTATTCTTTCAGCGACATCGTCAATTCCAAAATATTCAGCTCCGAATTGGTGCTGATTCTATGTGCAGGTATAGGAATCGCACTTGTCATCCCGATTACTGCTTGGATCAATGTATACGATTTGTTTCGTAAAAGAAAGACAAAGGAGCAGAAGTAA
- a CDS encoding FusB/FusC family EF-G-binding protein, with amino-acid sequence MKREPFIRNDQFNLIKRQVLHLVNGHATVNDQHVIGAMESLSVEKAIESFPLLTDTQRDLLNQMVQVVDKETAEQYLMELEKYIIPFQEPSEQKLKKLFPKVKKMKLPKENLNFQRMTFLSFDDIGTKKRYMIVPTQKGLVGLTGTYEETKTKQICSICNRLTPVCMFMTKTKGESIGTYTKKGNYICQDAEDCNQHVLSLDKIEKFVENMK; translated from the coding sequence ATGAAAAGAGAACCCTTTATTCGAAACGATCAATTTAACTTAATTAAACGGCAAGTACTCCACTTGGTGAATGGCCATGCAACGGTGAATGATCAACATGTCATCGGTGCGATGGAATCACTTTCGGTCGAAAAAGCGATCGAATCGTTTCCGTTATTAACGGATACGCAACGAGACCTGCTCAACCAGATGGTACAAGTTGTGGATAAAGAGACCGCCGAACAATACCTTATGGAATTGGAAAAATACATTATTCCGTTTCAGGAGCCTTCGGAGCAAAAGTTGAAAAAACTTTTTCCAAAAGTGAAAAAAATGAAGCTGCCGAAAGAAAACCTGAACTTCCAGCGAATGACCTTTTTAAGTTTTGATGATATCGGAACGAAAAAGAGATATATGATCGTACCAACTCAGAAGGGCCTGGTTGGTCTGACGGGTACGTACGAAGAAACGAAGACGAAGCAAATTTGTTCCATTTGTAACCGCCTGACACCTGTTTGCATGTTTATGACGAAAACAAAAGGTGAGAGTATCGGCACCTATACGAAAAAAGGGAATTACATTTGCCAAGATGCTGAAGATTGTAATCAGCATGTACTGTCCTTGGATAAAATCGAAAAGTTTGTAGAGAACATGAAATAA
- a CDS encoding DUF4362 domain-containing protein produces MKTTFYWLLLLGVCLLSACSYDSEKALKNGDVINMHGPIYNFVYFEEFMERVEAEDSAFVRITNFTLEGNPTLYNVTFDGTVFNLEIDRSKNKERGDKPSKESLSCTELSREEGQQLFSYTLEGCKPDPSFTLLNILKEQEMDHEH; encoded by the coding sequence ATGAAGACAACATTCTATTGGCTTCTGCTTCTCGGAGTCTGCCTATTGAGTGCATGTTCTTATGACAGTGAGAAGGCGTTGAAAAATGGAGACGTCATCAATATGCATGGGCCTATTTACAATTTTGTTTATTTTGAAGAGTTCATGGAGCGGGTAGAAGCAGAAGACTCTGCCTTCGTACGGATAACGAATTTCACCTTGGAGGGAAACCCGACTTTGTACAATGTCACGTTTGATGGCACTGTGTTTAATTTGGAAATTGATCGTTCGAAGAATAAGGAGCGGGGGGACAAGCCCTCCAAAGAGAGCTTGTCCTGTACAGAGCTCTCGCGCGAGGAAGGGCAGCAATTGTTCAGTTATACACTGGAAGGTTGCAAGCCCGATCCCAGCTTTACTTTGCTAAACATCTTAAAAGAGCAAGAGATGGACCATGAGCATTAA
- a CDS encoding histidine phosphatase family protein, whose translation MELLVIRHGQSEGDLLEVHEGRADFSLTEVGEGQARKMAAYVAEHFPPDLILSSPLKRASRTSHILQEEIGCDLQFHADLMEYNNGVLAGLPKKETAITHPLPKGGRPVHIPIPDGESELELRYRAEWMLHHILFEFQDVRRVAIVSHGGLISNLIKAFLHQPNGKFAFSTGDTGIHLLEQREDTRFVRFLNKQDHLLL comes from the coding sequence ATGGAATTGTTAGTAATTAGACATGGACAATCAGAGGGGGATTTATTAGAGGTTCATGAAGGAAGAGCTGACTTTTCGTTAACAGAAGTAGGAGAGGGGCAAGCGAGAAAGATGGCAGCATATGTCGCAGAACATTTTCCTCCTGACTTGATCTTGTCAAGCCCGTTGAAACGGGCAAGCCGCACATCCCATATTTTGCAAGAGGAAATAGGCTGTGACCTGCAGTTTCATGCTGATTTAATGGAGTATAACAATGGAGTATTGGCGGGATTGCCGAAAAAAGAGACGGCAATCACACATCCCCTGCCAAAAGGGGGCAGGCCCGTCCATATTCCGATCCCAGACGGGGAATCGGAGCTGGAGTTACGCTATCGGGCGGAATGGATGCTCCATCACATCTTATTTGAATTTCAGGACGTTCGACGTGTGGCGATCGTGTCTCATGGAGGGCTGATTTCCAATCTGATCAAAGCGTTTCTTCATCAACCGAATGGCAAGTTTGCATTTTCCACGGGCGATACAGGAATTCATTTGCTGGAACAACGAGAAGACACTCGATTTGTCCGCTTCCTGAATAAACAAGACCATTTGCTTTTGTAA
- a CDS encoding LURP-one-related/scramblase family protein, translating into MKELYIKQKMLNIGGKFTVRDAAEQDIYYVEGSFLQVPKTFTIWDTTQDEVALITKKPFSFLPTFFVDVKGRETVTIKKQFTFLKSNYTIDAAEIEVQGNMWDMTFDVLQHGTVVGTVDKKWFSWGDSYRLQIMNEEAEALLVALVVAIDYVKASQAAASSASV; encoded by the coding sequence ATGAAAGAACTATACATCAAACAAAAGATGTTAAATATAGGTGGAAAATTTACTGTGCGGGATGCTGCCGAACAGGATATCTACTACGTTGAGGGGAGTTTCTTGCAAGTGCCCAAGACATTTACCATCTGGGATACAACCCAAGATGAAGTGGCACTCATTACGAAGAAACCTTTTAGTTTTCTGCCGACGTTCTTCGTAGATGTAAAAGGGCGGGAAACTGTTACAATTAAGAAGCAATTTACGTTCTTGAAATCGAATTATACAATCGATGCGGCTGAGATTGAAGTGCAAGGAAATATGTGGGATATGACATTTGACGTGCTACAGCACGGAACTGTCGTCGGGACGGTCGATAAGAAATGGTTCAGCTGGGGAGACAGCTACCGGCTGCAGATAATGAATGAAGAAGCAGAAGCACTTCTCGTCGCATTGGTTGTTGCAATTGATTATGTAAAGGCGAGTCAAGCGGCCGCTTCATCTGCTTCCGTGTAG
- a CDS encoding gluconate 2-dehydrogenase subunit 3 family protein, whose product MAETKKGVSRRDFLKTTGIAAGTLVGGGLIGGLVGYNANKGNSGVATAPAEDQHNADINRGLMFFKKRHDFEVLAQATERIFPEDELGPGAIGLGVPYFIDNQLAGNYGSNAREYMQGPFYEGGPTQGYQTRLTRAELFMNGIQTLDQEANKRFGKSFADIEGEQMDEILTDLQKDSVKMKGVSSAFFFKLLRSATLEGAYADPIYNGNVNMEGWKMKGFPGHQMSYINQIEDEKFQKIDPKSISSMQH is encoded by the coding sequence TTGGCAGAAACGAAAAAAGGAGTGTCAAGACGGGATTTCTTAAAAACGACCGGAATTGCTGCCGGTACACTCGTCGGAGGAGGCTTGATCGGCGGATTGGTCGGCTATAACGCCAACAAGGGAAATTCAGGCGTTGCGACCGCACCTGCTGAAGATCAGCATAATGCCGATATCAACCGGGGACTGATGTTCTTCAAGAAGCGGCACGACTTTGAAGTGCTCGCCCAGGCAACGGAGCGGATATTCCCTGAAGATGAATTGGGGCCGGGAGCGATCGGGTTAGGCGTGCCGTATTTTATTGACAATCAGCTGGCTGGCAATTACGGAAGCAATGCGAGGGAGTATATGCAAGGCCCTTTCTATGAAGGGGGGCCGACGCAAGGCTACCAGACACGTCTGACACGAGCAGAGCTGTTCATGAACGGTATCCAGACATTGGATCAGGAAGCCAATAAACGCTTTGGCAAAAGCTTTGCCGATATCGAAGGCGAGCAGATGGACGAAATTTTGACGGACTTGCAAAAAGATAGCGTTAAGATGAAAGGCGTCTCTTCTGCGTTCTTCTTCAAACTGCTTCGCAGCGCAACATTAGAAGGTGCCTATGCGGATCCGATCTATAACGGAAATGTGAATATGGAAGGCTGGAAGATGAAAGGGTTCCCTGGACACCAAATGTCCTATATCAATCAAATCGAGGATGAGAAATTCCAGAAGATTGATCCAAAATCTATCAGCAGCATGCAGCATTAA